The genomic stretch TTAGAGCCCAAGACCATAGAAGTGGTGGAAGACCTTTTCAGCCCGTCTCAAAGGCTTGATGTGAAAAAGACAAAAGTTAAAGTAGATAAAGTTATCGGTGAAGGAGAAAATCAGATAGTCGTTAAAGAAACCTTTAAAGTGCCTGTGGAAAAACCGCCCATTGAGCAAATTTTCAAAACTGAAGCCAGAGTGAAAGTCACAGAAACCCAAATCATTGAGGATAAAGTCGTGGTCGAAGGTGTGCTGAAACTGGAAACGCTGTATGTAGCCGAAGCACCGTACTGTTCCCCCCAACAGCCGGTTCATTTTGTTGAAAATGAAACCCCATTTACAATTTTTGTGGAAATTCCCGGAGCAAGAGAAGACATGGCGCTTGATTACGAAGTGGAGGTAGAGCATGTTTCTTCCAAAGTTGACCCAAATGACTCTCGCAGGTATGAGGTAAGGGTAGTATTGAAGCTCGTGGCGAAGGTTACCAGAATGGTGCAGATGGATGTGGTCGTCGACGTGGAAGAAGCGGCAGAAGAGGAGAAAAAAGGAGAGAAAAAAGAGTATAAAGACGATAAACCTTACATGACAATATACATCGTGCAAAAGGGCGATACTCTGTGGAAAATAGCAAAACGATACAACGTCACTTTAGACGCAATAATAAAGGCGAACAACATCGCAAATCCCGATTTGATATACCCCGGACAAAAGTTAATCATCCCGAGACAGATGCATTAAAAAATTCCCGCAGAATGCGGGATTTTTATTATTTTTTTTGGGGGAAAATAACGCCGGGGTGATTTTTTTGGGAGAAAAAGTCAGGGGATATTTAATGGTAATAGGAGGAGCAGAAGACCATAGCGGGGACAAAAAGATATTAAAAAAGTTTGCCGAAATTTCTGGGCAAGGCAAGGCAAACGTTACTGTGATTACCGTTGCATCCCAGGACCATCAAGAGGTCGGGGAAATGTACGTCGAGATTTTTTCTGGGATAGGTGTAGGGCATATAGAAACCCTCGATATCAAAAGCCGGAGCGATGCCAACAAGGAATCGGTTGCAGAGCGCATCGCGAGTTCCACGGGGATATTCTTTACGGGCGGAGACCAACTACGTATAACCAGCGTTCTTGGAGGCACTAAAGCCCATTATGCGCTCGAAAGAGCATACAGACAGGGTGTAATTATTGCGGGGACCAGCGCAGGGGCTGCTGCCATGAGCGATACTATGATAATAGGGGGAGAAGGAGACGAGGCGCCTAAAGGAAACATTGTCAGCATGGCGCCAGGCCTTGGGCTGTTGGAAGAGGTGGTAATTGACCAGCATTTTGCTCAGAGAGGGAGGATGGCCCGCCTTTTAATGGCTGTTGCCCAAAACCCATTTATTTTAGGGGTTGGTATAGACGAGGACACGGCGATCGTTGTCCACCCGGATGGTAATTTTTGGGTGATAGGCTCTAATACCGTAACCGTATTGGATGGAAATTGCATAAGCTTTACGAATGTTTCGGAGCTCGGGCCGGGTGAACCTCTTGCCGTATGCAATATTGCAATACACGTCCTGTCACCTGGATTGGGTTTTGATATGAAAAAGAGAAGGCCTCTATTTGAATGAAAGGTGGAAAAATGCATATACCTTAGAGAAATGGATAGTATATTTCTAAGAGTTGGTGTAAGTCTTAAAAGGAGGAAATTTGATGAGGATAGTCGATATAAGAGCCCTTGAAGGGCCCAACATTTACAGCCCAAAGCCGGTAATAAGGATGCTGGTGGATATAGGAAGATGGGATGACGTTTCCACAAAAGAATTGGGAGGATTTAAAGAAAGGCTTTTAGAAAAACTCCCCGGCCTTGCCCTGCACCACTGCTGCTTTGATAGGCCCGGCGGCTTTCTGATAAGACTTGATGAGGGCACGTACATTCCTCACGTCATAGAACACGTGGCCTTGGAGCTTTTAAACTTATTGGGCCAGGATGTAAAATTCGGCAGGGCCAGGTGGTGGGAGGAAACAGTCTATAGCGTAGTGTTCGGCTATGAAAAAAAATATGCGGCCCTTGAGGCGGGAAAACTTGCTGTGCGGTTGGTAAAAGAGCTATTAAACGGAAAGGATGTAAACCTTGCAGAGGAGCTTTCGAAGATAGAGCATTATTCGGCAGAAAAAGAACTGGGTCCGAGCACGTCGGCAATAGAATTGGAAGCAAAAAGCAGGGGGATTCCGGTTACCAGGATTGGGGATGGGAGCTTTCTCATATTAGGTTACGGGGCTTTTCAGAAAAGGGTAAAAGCCACCCTGACTAACCAAACGAGCTGTGTTGCGGTAGATATAGCCTGTGATAAGATTTTGACTAAAAGGATGCTTACATTGGCGGGAATTCCCGTTCCGGATGGTATAGCGGTTTACACCGAGGAAGAAGCGGTAAAGGCTGCTGAAGAAATAGGATACCCGGTTGTGGTAAAACCCATAGACGGGAATCAGGGCAAAGGTGTGAGCCTGAATTTAAAAAACGAAAAGGAAGTGACAGAAGCTTTCCGCATTGCATCAGAGTACAGTCCAAAAGTCCTAGTGGAAAAATACATCCGGGGCAGGCATTACCGCTTGCTCGTTGTGGGCGGAAAATTTGTCTGCGCTGCAGAGAGAATACCGGCCCTCGTAGTGGGGGACGGAATCCACAGCATAAGGGAACTGATAGAAATGACAAATAACGATCCCAGGAGGGGCGAAGGGCACGAAAAACCCCTCACTAAAATAAAAATCGACCCTGTTGTGCTGCGGGTGCTGGCAAAGCACGGTTATACCCTCGATTCGATCCCGGAAAACGGACAAGTCGTTTTCCTCAGGGAAAACTGCAATCTCAGTACCGGCGGCACTGCTAGAGATGTAACGGACCTGGTATGCCCGGAAAACAGGACCTTGGCCGAAAGGGCTGCGGCCATGGTGGGACTGGATGTGGCCGGAATAGACGTGACAACAGAGGATATATCGGTGCCCATCGAAAAAAGCGGGGGTGCGGTAATAGAAGTCAATGCGGCGCCGGGAATCAGGATGCATCTTTATCCTTCGGAAGGGGAGTCCAGGCCTGCGGCAAAAGCTATAGTTGACATGCTTTTTCCAGGAGATCCTCCGAAATTTCCGCTGGTTGCAGTTACGGGCACTAACGGGAAGACCACTACTGTCCGGATGATAGCCGCCATTTTGGCCCATCACGGCTTAAAAGTTGGCATGACCTGCACGGATGGCGTTTATATCGGAGGGCATTGCGTGAAAAAGGGCGACTGCAGTGGGCCTGAAAGCGCCCGGATGGTGCTTTTGGATCCTTCGGTGGAAGCGGCGGTCCTGGAAATCGCAAGGGGAGGTCTGATACGCGGCGGGCTTTCTTATGACAGAGCTGACGTTGGCGTAATTACGAACATAACCGGTGACCATCTTGGACAGGATGGAGTTCATACCCTCGAAGACTTGATTTTCGTGAAGTCTTTAGTGGCAGAGCAGGTAAAATCTGAAGGATATGCAGTGCTTAATGCCGACGACGTCGCTTCGGTGGAGGTGAGAAAGAGGCTAAAGGGTAACGTAATCTTTTTCAGCCTCGAGGAGGACAATCTCGTGCTCCGGAAACACCTATCCGAAGGAGGTCGGGGCGTTTATTTAAAGGACGGAGTAATAGTTTTGCACTCGGAAAAGGATGTTATGCCATTGATGAAAATTACTGAAATACCTGCGACAATAAGGGGAAAAGCAAAGCACAACGCTCAAAATGTCCTGGCGGCAGTAGCTGCTAGCTGGGCTCTGAGTGTGCCTTCGGATACCGTAAAGAACGCTCTTTTGGCTTTCAAGTGCGATGAAAAAAATAATCCCGGACGATTGAACATAATTGAAAGCAGCAGTATGAGAATAATTCTCGATTACGGACACAACCCAGCCGCGCTGGAAGCGGTAATAGCTACTGCTAAATCCATGAATCCTGCACGTATGATAGGTGTTATAGCAAGCCCCGGCGACAGGAGGGACGATGCTATCTTAATGCTGGGACAGGTAGCTGGACGGGGTTTTCAGCGGCTTGTGGTAAAAGAGGATGAAGACCTGCGGGGCAGGAAGCCGGGAGAGGTGGCGTCGTTGCTCGTGAAGGGAGCTTTGAAGGCTGGATTGAAAAAAGAACAGATTGATGTTATCTTAAAAGAGAGCGAGGCCATAGCTTTTGCTATTGAGAATGCCAGAGAAGGCGATCTTGTAGTTATCTTTTACGAAAAATATGAGACAGCTCTAAAAGCCATTAAGGAAGCCATTAAAAGCCACGAGGAAACTCCTGCTTTGGCAGGGATAGTATAATTATTTTTAAAAAAAGAGAAGGATTTTGATATTTTTCCCTGAAATATATAATAGAGCTTTTTAAAGCGAGGGAGAGGATTTGTACGCGGTTGAACTGGAGGCAAAGGCTAAGATAAATCTGACGCTGGATGTGCTCTACAAAAGGCCCGATGGTTATCACCAGGTAGAAATGATAATGCAAGAGATTTCCTTGAGGGATTATCTAGTTATTTCCCTTCTTCCCAAGAAGGATATAAGAATCGTAGCTGATTCTAAAGCCATTCCTGACGGTGAAGCTAACCTTGCCTTTAAGGCAGCTAAACTGCTTATAGAGGAGTTTAATCTCGACGCAGGGGTTGAAATAAAAATATTTAAGGAGATCCCCGTTGCGGCTGGACTTGCCGGGGGAAGCGCTGATGCGGCAGCGGTATTAAAAGGGATGAACGAGATTTTTGAACTGGGGCTTTCGACAGAAGAACTGATGCTATTTGGAGAAAAGTTAGGCGCTGATGTGCCGTTTTGCGTCATGGGAGGCACGGCTCTTGCATGCGGCAAAGGGGAAGAGCTAAGTCGCCTCCCTGCAGTCCCGCCTGCAAGTCTTGTATTGATTAAACCGCCTTATTCGGTCTCCACTAGAGAGGTGTACAATAGACTAAAAATTAATTCTATTAAAAAAAGGCCTGAGACTCAAACTGTAATAGAAAGTATAAAGAAAGGAGACCTTGAGGGAATAGCAAAAGGCCTGTGCAATGTCCTAGAGGAGGTTACCTTTGCACAGCATCCGGAACTTAGGAAGTTTAAGGAGATGTTGA from Caldanaerovirga acetigignens encodes the following:
- the cphA gene encoding cyanophycin synthetase, with the translated sequence MRIVDIRALEGPNIYSPKPVIRMLVDIGRWDDVSTKELGGFKERLLEKLPGLALHHCCFDRPGGFLIRLDEGTYIPHVIEHVALELLNLLGQDVKFGRARWWEETVYSVVFGYEKKYAALEAGKLAVRLVKELLNGKDVNLAEELSKIEHYSAEKELGPSTSAIELEAKSRGIPVTRIGDGSFLILGYGAFQKRVKATLTNQTSCVAVDIACDKILTKRMLTLAGIPVPDGIAVYTEEEAVKAAEEIGYPVVVKPIDGNQGKGVSLNLKNEKEVTEAFRIASEYSPKVLVEKYIRGRHYRLLVVGGKFVCAAERIPALVVGDGIHSIRELIEMTNNDPRRGEGHEKPLTKIKIDPVVLRVLAKHGYTLDSIPENGQVVFLRENCNLSTGGTARDVTDLVCPENRTLAERAAAMVGLDVAGIDVTTEDISVPIEKSGGAVIEVNAAPGIRMHLYPSEGESRPAAKAIVDMLFPGDPPKFPLVAVTGTNGKTTTVRMIAAILAHHGLKVGMTCTDGVYIGGHCVKKGDCSGPESARMVLLDPSVEAAVLEIARGGLIRGGLSYDRADVGVITNITGDHLGQDGVHTLEDLIFVKSLVAEQVKSEGYAVLNADDVASVEVRKRLKGNVIFFSLEEDNLVLRKHLSEGGRGVYLKDGVIVLHSEKDVMPLMKITEIPATIRGKAKHNAQNVLAAVAASWALSVPSDTVKNALLAFKCDEKNNPGRLNIIESSSMRIILDYGHNPAALEAVIATAKSMNPARMIGVIASPGDRRDDAILMLGQVAGRGFQRLVVKEDEDLRGRKPGEVASLLVKGALKAGLKKEQIDVILKESEAIAFAIENAREGDLVVIFYEKYETALKAIKEAIKSHEETPALAGIV
- the ispE gene encoding 4-(cytidine 5'-diphospho)-2-C-methyl-D-erythritol kinase codes for the protein MYAVELEAKAKINLTLDVLYKRPDGYHQVEMIMQEISLRDYLVISLLPKKDIRIVADSKAIPDGEANLAFKAAKLLIEEFNLDAGVEIKIFKEIPVAAGLAGGSADAAAVLKGMNEIFELGLSTEELMLFGEKLGADVPFCVMGGTALACGKGEELSRLPAVPPASLVLIKPPYSVSTREVYNRLKINSIKKRPETQTVIESIKKGDLEGIAKGLCNVLEEVTFAQHPELRKFKEMLKERGAFGSLMSGSGPTVYGIFETKKDAERAATSLSLPGCTILISCMA
- a CDS encoding cyanophycinase, whose product is MGEKVRGYLMVIGGAEDHSGDKKILKKFAEISGQGKANVTVITVASQDHQEVGEMYVEIFSGIGVGHIETLDIKSRSDANKESVAERIASSTGIFFTGGDQLRITSVLGGTKAHYALERAYRQGVIIAGTSAGAAAMSDTMIIGGEGDEAPKGNIVSMAPGLGLLEEVVIDQHFAQRGRMARLLMAVAQNPFILGVGIDEDTAIVVHPDGNFWVIGSNTVTVLDGNCISFTNVSELGPGEPLAVCNIAIHVLSPGLGFDMKKRRPLFE